One Nerophis ophidion isolate RoL-2023_Sa linkage group LG06, RoL_Noph_v1.0, whole genome shotgun sequence genomic region harbors:
- the her9 gene encoding hairy-related 9 isoform X1, whose product MPADTMEKQSGSPMAGAPANGLHTPDKPKNASEHRKSSKPIMEKRRRARINESLGQLKTLILDALKKDSSRHSKLEKADILEMTVKHLRNLQRVQMSAALSPDASVLGKYRAGFNECMNEVTRFLSTSEGVNVEVRSRLLNHLSSCMGQMMAINYPQQQQSSPQQTHLGQPLHVQLPSTLPISPAMASKLSPAEAASPKVFGGFQLVPASDGQFAFLIPNPAFAAATAPVIPLYANAGLPVAVNGPSAPTAASPVHGMTLFSGGSQAVSPVGVSPGSDSGEVVWRPW is encoded by the exons ATGCCGGCTGATACTATGGAAAAGCAGTCCGGATCCCCGATGGCTGGCGCCCCCGCGAACGGATTGCACACCCCAGACAAGCCAAAAAACGCCAGTGAGCATAGAAAG TCATCCAAGCCCATCATGGAAAAAAGGCGCAGAGCAAGAATCAACGAAAGCCTCGGTCAGCTCAAAACGCTCATCCTTGACGCACTTAAGAAAGAT aGCTCCAGACACTCCAAGCTGGAGAAGGCGGACATCCTGGAGATGACAGTGAAACACCTGAGGAATCTGCAGCGCGTCCAAATGAGTG CAGCCCTCTCTCCAGACGCCAGCGTCCTCGGCAAATACAGAGCCGGATTCAACGAGTGCATGAACGAAGTCACCCGCTTCCTGTCCACCTCCGAGGGGGTAAACGTGGAGGTGAGGTCCAGGCTGCTCAACCACTTGTCCAGCTGCATGGGTCAGATGATGGCCATCAACTATCCACAGCAGCAGCAAAGTTCCCCCCAGCAGACCCACCTGGGTCAACCCCTCCACGTGCAACTCCCCTCCACCCTGCCCATCAGCCCTGCCATGGCCTCCAAACTCAGCCCGGCGGAGGCAGCTTCCCCGAAGGTGTTCGGCGGCTTTCAACTGGTGCCGGCGTCCGATGGACAGTTCGCGTTCTTGATCCCCAACCCCGCGTTTGCAGCCGCCACAGCCCCGGTTATCCCCCTGTATGCGAACGCGGGGCTGCCGGTGGCTGTCAACGGGCCTTCGGCGCCCACCGCCGCGTCGCCAGTCCACGGTATGACGTTGTTCTCTGGGGGGTCCCAAGCAGTCAGCCCGGTGGGAGTGAGCCCGGGCTCGGACAGCGGCGAGGTCGTCTGGCGTCCCTGGTAG
- the her9 gene encoding hairy-related 9 isoform X2 has protein sequence MPADTMEKQSGSPMAGAPANGLHTPDKPKNASEHRKSSKPIMEKRRRARINESLGQLKTLILDALKKDSSRHSKLEKADILEMTVKHLRNLQRVQMSALSPDASVLGKYRAGFNECMNEVTRFLSTSEGVNVEVRSRLLNHLSSCMGQMMAINYPQQQQSSPQQTHLGQPLHVQLPSTLPISPAMASKLSPAEAASPKVFGGFQLVPASDGQFAFLIPNPAFAAATAPVIPLYANAGLPVAVNGPSAPTAASPVHGMTLFSGGSQAVSPVGVSPGSDSGEVVWRPW, from the exons ATGCCGGCTGATACTATGGAAAAGCAGTCCGGATCCCCGATGGCTGGCGCCCCCGCGAACGGATTGCACACCCCAGACAAGCCAAAAAACGCCAGTGAGCATAGAAAG TCATCCAAGCCCATCATGGAAAAAAGGCGCAGAGCAAGAATCAACGAAAGCCTCGGTCAGCTCAAAACGCTCATCCTTGACGCACTTAAGAAAGAT aGCTCCAGACACTCCAAGCTGGAGAAGGCGGACATCCTGGAGATGACAGTGAAACACCTGAGGAATCTGCAGCGCGTCCAAATGAGTG CCCTCTCTCCAGACGCCAGCGTCCTCGGCAAATACAGAGCCGGATTCAACGAGTGCATGAACGAAGTCACCCGCTTCCTGTCCACCTCCGAGGGGGTAAACGTGGAGGTGAGGTCCAGGCTGCTCAACCACTTGTCCAGCTGCATGGGTCAGATGATGGCCATCAACTATCCACAGCAGCAGCAAAGTTCCCCCCAGCAGACCCACCTGGGTCAACCCCTCCACGTGCAACTCCCCTCCACCCTGCCCATCAGCCCTGCCATGGCCTCCAAACTCAGCCCGGCGGAGGCAGCTTCCCCGAAGGTGTTCGGCGGCTTTCAACTGGTGCCGGCGTCCGATGGACAGTTCGCGTTCTTGATCCCCAACCCCGCGTTTGCAGCCGCCACAGCCCCGGTTATCCCCCTGTATGCGAACGCGGGGCTGCCGGTGGCTGTCAACGGGCCTTCGGCGCCCACCGCCGCGTCGCCAGTCCACGGTATGACGTTGTTCTCTGGGGGGTCCCAAGCAGTCAGCCCGGTGGGAGTGAGCCCGGGCTCGGACAGCGGCGAGGTCGTCTGGCGTCCCTGGTAG